GACGCATCGGACGCGGCCTGGCCGTGTCCGCCGCGACCGGAGCCGCCACCGGCGCCGTCGCCGCCGGGTACGGGCTCTGGGAAAAGAACCAGTTTGTTGTGCGCGAAGAGACCCTGCCGATCCTCCCGGCCGGGTACGGTCCCATCCGTGTGCTGCACCTGAGCGATATCCACTTTGTCCCCGGACAGCACCGCAAGGCAGCGTGGCTGTCCTCGCTGGCCGGCCTGGAACCGGACCTGGTGGTGAACACCGGCGACAACCTCAGCCACGTCAACGCGGTGGACCCGCTTTTGGACTCGCTGCGTCCGCTGCTGAAGTTTCCCGGAGTCTTCGTCCCGGGGTCCAATGATTACTTCGCCCCGCGGCTGAAGAACCCGGCGTCGTATTTCCTGGGACCCTCCTCGAGCCCCAAGGGGCCGACCAAACTGGATTGGCCACGGCTGCGTTCGGGCTTTGGGATGGGCGGCTGGCTGGACTTGACCAACCGCTGCCAGTCCCTGGTGGTCAAAGGCTTGCGTCTTGACTTCTCCGGCGTCGACGATCCGCACCTGGGCCTTGAACGGTACGCCGGCTGGCCCCGCGGCACTAGGGGCCAGGATGCCAAACCGCACCTCCGGGTCGCGGTCATCCACGCCCCATACCAGCGCGTCCTGGACCACTTCACCGAGGACGGCGCCGATCTCCTGCTGGCCGGGCATACCCATGGCGGCCAGATCTGCCTGCCGGGGTTCGGTGCCCTCGTCGTCAACTGCGACCTCCCGACCTGGCGCGCCAAGGGCCTGCATGACTGGAACAGCAAGGGACGCACGACGCCGGTAAACGTCTCCGGCGGTATCGGCACCTCGCGCTTTGCCCCGGTCCGGATCGCCTGCAAGCCTGAAGCCGTGTTGCTGACGCTTACTGCGCAGCCCTGAGCCCGAGCCTCCGCCGCGCAGTGGACATGCCCGCCGGCAGCCTTCCCGGCTGGACATAATGGGCATATGTCCACCCTTCGCGCGCAGGAGTGGACATGCGCCGAGGGAAGCGCGGATTGTGTCCGCTCTCCGCGCCCGGAAGTGGACATGTCCGGTGGGGCAGCGGGGTTGATGTCCACTTTCAGCAGCCACGGGTGGACATGTCCCTGACGGGCCAAGCACCGTCCGAGCATTGCGGAACGTAATTACTGGACGAAATCCTGCCCTCCGCCGGTGTCCATGTGAACCGGCTCACGCAATGGCCTAGGGTAGTTGCTACAGGAAACTACATCCAGTTGCGCCGGCCCGCTGCCGTCGCGTGTGAAGAAGTCAGGCATGGCCCAGCAGACCTCATTTTTCTCCTCCATCAGCCGCCTTTACCCCCACGTTCAGCCGATTATTCCGCGGCTGGCCCTGGGCCTGCTTTCCGCCTTGCTGGCAAGCCTGGTGGCTCTGGCCATCCCCCAGGTGCTGCGGGTGCTGATCAACCAGTCCCTCCGGCCCGGCGGGAGTGCGGACGCAGTCTGGATCGCTTCCCTCGTTATTCTGGGCCTGGGCATAGCTGAAGCCGGCCTGGTAGCCCTGCGGCGGCAATTCGTGATCAACCCGGCCACCACTGTTGAGACCCGAATGCGGGTGTCCCTCTACGACCATCTGCAGGATCTGACAGTTTCCTTCCACGAACGCTGGGGCTCCGGTCAGCTGCTCTCCCGCGCCATGACGGACCTGAACTTCCTGCGCCGTTGGATGGCCTTCGGCGCCATTATGCTCGTGGTCACCACCCTGACGGTGGTGATCGGCGTTGTGGTGATGTTCACGATGAGCTGGCAGCTGGCCCTGATTTTCCTCGCCGCCGCAGTGCCGCTTATGATCAACGGTTTCCGTTTCCGCACCCGCTTCAGCAAGGTGGCGCGCCGCAGCGCGGACCAGGCCGGCGACCTCGCCACCACTGTCGAGGAATCGGTCCACGGGATCCGGGTGCTCAAGGCATTCGGCCGCAGCCGCGAGGCGTTGGAGAATTTCAACGAGCAGGCCGAAGGCCTCCGCCAGACGGAGATAGTTAAGGCCAAGCACCTGGCTACCTTCAGCCTGGTGGTCACCCTGCTGCCCGAGCTCGCCCTCGGCGCCGGCCTCGTCGCCGGTCTTATGCTCGCCTCCACCGGCGCGCTGAGCATCGGCGCCCTGGTGGCGTTCTTCGCCACCGCTGCCGTCATCGCCACTCCGGTGGAGTTCAGCGGCTTGCTTCTGGCCATGGCCCTGACCGCCAAGACGGCCGTGGACCGGCACTTTGAGGTGATGGACTCGGTGAACACCATCACCAGTCCCGAACATCCCCGCCGCCCCGAGGCCCTGACCGGCGCCCTGCGCTTCAACAGCGCCGGGTTCGCCTATGAGGACGCCCCGGACAAACCGATCCTCCGGAACATCAATCTTGACATCAGGCCCGGCGAAACGATGGCACTGGTGGGGATCACGGGCAGCGGCAAAAGCGCCTTGCTCCAGCTGGTGCCCCGGCTGCACGACGTCACCGCCGGTTCCATCACCATCGACGGGGTCGATCTGCGCGAATTCAGCGTCGAGGAGCTACGCACGGTTGTCGCCGTCGCCTTCGAGGACACCACCTTGTTCTCCAGCTCGGTCCGTGACAACGTGATGCTCGGCGCACCGGAAAACCACACGGCCGAGCGCCGCGAGGAGGCCCTCGCGGAGGCCCTCGACGTCGCCCAGGCCCACTTCGTATACTCGCTGCCGGACGGGCTCGACACCCTGATCGGCGAGGAGGGGCTCAGCCTCTCCGGCGGCCAGCGGCAGCGGCTCGCCCTGGCCCGCGCCATCGCTGCCGGGCCAAAGGTCCTGGTCCTGGACGACCCGCTCTCTGCCCTTGACGTCAACACCGAGGAACGAGTCGAGACCCGGTTGCGCGAGGTGCTCGCCGACACCACCACCCTGATCGTGGCCCACCGGCCGTCCACCGTGGCGCTGGCGGACCGGGTGGCGCTGCTGGAGGACGGCGGGATCGCCGCCGTCGGAACCCACACCGAACTGCTCGCGGCGAACCGCCACTACCGGCATGTGATCGCCAGCCTCGACCCGGAGCCCCGGGACCTGGACTCCGATCTGGTGGACTCGGACCTGACAAGCCTCAACGAAGAGGAGGTTTCCCGATGAGCAGCACAACTTTCGGCACCGCGAACGAGGACAACGCGCACCTGTCCAGGACCGAGAGCAAGACGGTGCGCCGCCGGTCCCTGGTCCTGCTTGGTTCGCTGATCCGCCCGGTCCGACGGCGGTTCTGGCTGACCATTGCCGCCGTGGTGCTGTCCCAGGCCGCACGGGTCGCCGGGCCGGCGCTGATCGCATTCGGCATCGACGGAGCCCTGCCGGCCCTGACTGCGGGCGACAACCTTCCGCTCCTGTTCACCGGCGCAGCCTACCTCGCAGCCGCCGTTGCGACGGCGGGCCTCACCGCCGTGTACGTGACCTCGACCGCACGGCTGAGCCAGGCGATGTTGCTCGACCTCCGGGTCCGGGTCTTCCGGCACACCCAGCGGCTCAGCCTCGAATTCCACGAAAAGTACACCTCGGGGCGCATCATCGCCCGCCAGACCTCGGACCTTGAGGCGCTGCGCGAACTCCTGGATTCCGGAATCAGCTCCCTGTCCTCGGGGATCCTGTTTATGCTCTTCACCGCGGTGACGGTGTTCGCCCTCGACTGGCGCAGCGGCCTGCTGATTCTGGCCGCAGGGCTGCCGATGTTCTTGCTGGCCCGCTGGTACCAGAAACACTCTCAGATCGCATTCCGTGAATCCCGCGCCGTCTCGGCCCGCCTGATTGTCCATTTTGTCGAAACCATGACCGGAATCCGGGCGGTCAAGGCCTTTCGGAAGGAACGCGACAACGCCGCACGGTATGCCGAACTCTCCGAGGACTACCGCCAGGTCACGGTCCGGTCCATCAATCTCAGCGGCATCTTCCAGCCCGGCCTGGTGCTGATCGGCAATGTCTGCGTCGCCGTCGTCCTGCTGCTCGGCGGTTTCCGGGTGCTCGGCGGAGACCTTGCCGTCGGTGTGCTGCTGGCCCTGATCCTGTCCACTAAACGCTTCTTCCAGCCGGTGGACCAGATGGCCATGTTCTACAACTCCTTCCAGAGCGCCCAGGCGGCGCTGGAGAAGGTCTCCGGGCTGCTCGAGGAGGTCCCCACCGTCCGGCCGCCCAAAAACCCGGTGGCCCTGCACCGGGCCAAGGGCACCATCGACTTCAACGGCGCCGAGTTCCGCTACGGCACCGGGCCCCTCATCATTCCCACCCTGGATCTGCATATTCCTGCCGGCCAGACGGTGGCCCTGGTGGGCCAAACCGGTGCCGGAAAATCCACCCTTGCTAAGCTGATCGCCCGCTTCTACGACGTCTCCGCGGGCTCCCTGACGCTAGACGGCGTGGATCTGCGGGAGCTGACGACGGCGGACCTGCGGCGCAACGTCGTGATGGTCACCCAGGAGGCGTTCCTGTTCAGCGGCTCCGTGGCGGACAATATCGCCCTGGGGCGTCCCACGGCCTCCCGGGATGAGATCGAAGCCGCCGCCAGGGCGGTAGGCGCGCACGATTTCATCCTGGCGCTTCCGGAAGGCTACGACACGGACGTCAACAAACGCGGCGGCCGGGTTTCGGCCGGTCAGCGCCAACTGATCAGCTTCGCCCGGGCGTTCCTGGCCCGCCCTGCCGTGCTGATCCTGGACGAGGCCACGTCTTCGCTGGACATCCCCTCCGAACGCCTCGTGCAGGCCGGCCTCGCGGGTCTGCTGCAGGGGGCCGGGACGGACTCCGGCCGGACCGCCCTTATCATCGCGCACCGCCTGTCCACGGTGGAAACCGCCGACCGGGTGCTGGTGGTCCAGGACGGGCGGGTAGTCGAGGACGGCACCCCGGCGGAGCTAATCGGCGGCGGCGGACGCTTTGCCCGGCTCCACGGTGCCTGGAAGGATTCGCTGGTCTAGCCCTTCGGCGCAACGAGACCCGCGGTTCGATTTCGCATCCGGGGCCACCATCGGATAGTCTTGTGAAGTTGCTTTTGAAGTAACGGATCGGGATGTGGCGCAGCTTGGTAGCGCGCGTCGTTCGGGACGACGAGGTCGCAGGTTCAAATCCTGTCATCCCGACCAATAAACAAGAGGGTCTTCCAACTGGAAGGCCCTCTTGTTGTATGTGTCCGGAATGTGAAACCCGACCGGGGGCGGGTGACGGGGATCGGGTGACAAAACAATGGCTCCGGGACATCGTGCCCCGGAGCCATCGAAGTGCCGCTGGCTACATCGGATCGGGCCAGTTGCCGACGTTGGTCGAGTAGACCATCGGATCTGGCCAGTTACCCACGGCCTGCGGTGCATTCATCGGGTCAGGCCAGTTGCCAACTGCCGTGACGCTGGTCCCAGCGGCGAAACCGGCAGACAGAACTGCCGGAGCGGCGGCGGTGAATGCCAGTGCGCCCGCCAGGATGGCGCCGGCAGCAATTTTCTTCAACATAGAGTTCCTCAATACGAGTTGGGGTCCTTACCAAGTCAGCACTACCCTTGTTGACATACATTGTAAAATGTTTTCCACAGAGCCTGTCAAGCATTTAGTACAAAGAGTGTCCGGAATGAGGAGGTATCCGTGGGGAACGGATTCGGTGAGAAGCTCCGAGCGGAACGGCTCGAGCGTGGCCTGACGCAGGCGGAACTGGGCCGCAATCTGTACTCTCCCAGCTATATCTCCCTCTTGGAGACCGGCCGCCGCGAACCGACCGCGGACGTGATCGAGGAACTCGCCCGGCGGCTGGAACTGGCACCTAAGGCGCTGGAAGCCTGGAGCCAGCCCGTATCCGTCAGCGACGCCGAATACGTGCTCTCCGGACTGTACGCCCGCCAGGCCTGGGACCTGCGGGATTATCCGCTGGCGGCCACCCATGCAGCCGCCGCAGCCCAGATCGCCCTGGAAGCCAAAAACACCAGCGCCTGGTGGAACATGACCTATATGCAGGCCGAATGCTTGATCAAACAGGGTCAGTGGCAGGAGTGCACGGACATCGTCCAGCGCCTGCTGGATCACCCGATGGCCGCCGAGTCGGCAGGCCTGGGCGTGCGGGCAAGGCAGATGCTCGCCGCAGCCTCACAGGGTCAAGGGCAGCTGGCTGCCGCCGTCGGACACGCCCAGGAAGCGGTGCGGCTCTGCGCACAGCTGCCCAAGGGCTCGACCCTGATCATCGGCGCGCTGCGCGCCCTCATCGGTGCGCTGGCCGAGAGCGGGCGGCTGGACGAGGCCTGGGAATACTGCCGGGCCATGAACGGGCAGATGGATGACCACTCCATGACCCAACTGGCCGGCGAAGTAGCCTGGGTGATCGGCAACGTGGCATTTATGCGCCATGACTACACCGAGGGCATCAGGCACCACGAACGTGCCTCCCGGTTGCTCTCCCCCGCCAACGACATCGACCTCTGGGCGCGGTTTAACAAAGCTTCCGCGGCCGTCCGGCTGTCCTCCGGCATTGTCGAGCCGGAAACCCTGAGCTCGATCGAGCGCGCCGAGCTGGCGCTCTCAATTGTGGGCGGCAACAAAACTGACGAACTTGAAGTCGCTTTTATCCGGGCCCGCTGGCTCTACCTGACCGGGGACATCGTGGCCGCAGTCCGGAAACTGCGCGACATCCACGCCGACAAGGACGCGCTCGCTAAGCACACCGCGGGCGAGGTCTCGCTGCTGCTCGGCAAAGCGCTCAAGGCCGCGGCCGAAGCCGAGGAAGCACTGGTCTACCTCGAGGAAGCCCAGAAGGAGTTCAGCGCCGCCGGCGCCTCGGACCGGGTCCAGCAGGCGATGGACGCCGTGCTGGAAATCCGGCTGGCCCAGCGCCGCGCTCAGGCCGCTGCCTTGGCCGGGACCCAGCACCGCGCGCCCGCGGAGGCCTAGGCGAACGTCCGGCCGGTGAGCTTTTCGTAGGCCTCGACGTAGCGGCCACGGGTCCGGACCACAACGTCCGCGGGCAGCGGCGGCGGCGGTGCGTCCGAGGAGCGGTCCCAACCGGATTCCGACGAGGTCAGCCAGTCACGGACGTACTGCTTGTCATAGGACGGCTGGGCTTGGCCGGGCTGGTAGGTGGCGGCATCCCAGAACCGTGAGGAATCCGGGGTGAGCACCTCATCGCCGAGGGTGACGACGCCGGAACTCGTGTCGACGCCGAATTCCACCTTGGTGTCGGCGAGGACGATGCCGCGCTGACGGGCAATTGCCTCGGCCTTTGTGTAGATCGCCAGCGTCAGCTCGCGCAGCGAGGAGGCGGCGTCGGCGCCCACGGTTTCCACAACGGCGTCGTAGGTGATGTTCTCATCATGCTCCCCGACCTCGGCCTTCGCTGAGGGGGTGAAGATAGCCTCCTCGAGCCGGGATCCGTCCACCAGCCCCTCGGGCAGGGGAATGCTGCACACCGTGCGGGACCGCCGGTATTCCTCGAGTCCCGAGCCGGTGAGGTAACCGCGGGCGATGCATTCGACCGGGAACATCTGCAGTTTTTTACAGATCATCGCGCGGCCCTCCACGGCGGCCGGCACCCCGGCCTCGACAGTTGACGCGAGCACATGGTGCTCCACGCCGAGCTGCTCGAACCACCACAGGCTCAGCTGGGTCAAAATGCGGCCCTTATCCGGGATCTCGCTGGCAAGGACGTGATCGTAGGCGCTGATGCGGTCGCTGGCGACGACCAGCACGCAGTCCTGGCCGATGCGCTCCGTGATGGACCCGTCCGCCGGAACGTAGAGGTCGCGGACCTTCCCCGAGTAGATGTGCTTCCAGCCGGGAAGATCCACCGCGGCGGTGTCCAGGCCGCCGCCCGGGGCGGACGGCGCGGGTTCGGCGGCTTCCGGCACGCCGGATTCGGAGGTGCTCATGCTCAAGCCTTCGCTTTCTGGGCTGCGGAGGTTCCGCGGTTCTGAACGCTAATCTCACCGCGGGCCGCTTTGCCGCCGATATCCGTGCGGAACTGGCTGCCCTCCAGCTGGACCAGTTCGACGCCGTCGTACGCGCGTTCCCGCGCCTCCACCAGGTCCGCGCCGAGAGCTACTACTGCCAGCACCCGCCCGCCGGCGGACACAACTTTGCCTTCGTCGTCAAGCCGGGTGCCGGCGTGGATCACGTGGACACCCTCGATCGACTCGACTTTTTTGAGCCCCCGGATCCGGTCGCCGGTGCGCGGCTCGTTCGGGTAGTTTTCGGCAGCGACGACGACGGCGACTGCGGTTTCCTTGGACCAGCGCAGCGGCTGGACCTTATCCAATTCGCCCTTGGCGGCCGCCATCAGCAGCCCGCCCAGGGGCGTCTTGAGGCGGGCCAGGACGGCCTGGGTCTCCGGATCGCCGAAGCGTACGTTGAATTCGATCACGCGGGTACCGCGGGAGGTCAGGGCCAGGCCGACAAACAGCACGCCGACGAACGGGGTGCCGCGGTGCGCCATCTGGTTGACCGTAGGCTGGGCAACGCGGTCCAGGACTTCCTGGACGAGGCCTTCCGGCGCCCATTCCAGCGGGGTATAGGCGCCCATTCCGCCGGTGTTGGGTCCTTCGTCGTTGTCGAAGATCCGTTTGAAATCCTGTGCCGGGGACAGCGCCACGGTGTTCACGCCGTCGCAGAGGACAAAGACGGACACCTCCGGGCCGTCGAGGAACTCCTCGATCACAACGGTGCCGCCGGCATCGAAGCAGCTCTGCGCGTGGGCGAGGGCCTCCTCCCGGTTGCTGGTGACAACAACACCCTTTCCCGCGGCGAGTCCATCATCCTTAACAACGTAGGGGGCGCCAAAGATATCGAGGGCGTCCGCGGCTTCACCGGCGTTGGACGCCACCCGGGCCATGGCGGTGGGGACGCCCGCCTCGGCCATCACTTCCTTGGCAAAGGCTTTGGAGGCCTCGAGCTGGGCTGCGTCTTTGCCGGGACCGAAGACGGGGATGCCCGCGGCACGGACGGCATCGGCGACTCCGGCGGCAAGAGGCGCCTCGGGGCCGACCACCACCAGATCCACTGTGAGCCTGGCGGCCAGCGCCGCGACGGCGGCGGGATCACTCGCGTCAATGGTGTAGGTGGGGACCAGCTTGCTGATGCCGGCGTTGCCCGGGGCCGCGTGGACCTCGGACACAACAGGGTCGGCAAGCAAGGATCGGACAATGGCGTGTTCGCGGCCGCCGGGGCCGATGACAAGTACCTTCACAGTTCCCAAGAGTACGTTGTGGACCGTGCAGGCTCCTAAGCTGTGACCGCCGCAGCACATGCCCAGCCCCGGCCGTGCCCACTGGACATAATGCCAACATGCCCATCCCCGCGCCCACCCGGCGGACATGTCCCTCCTGGGACGGCGGGCCATCCGGTGCAGAGGCCGCTACGAATTTCCGGTATGGACAAGCCC
This genomic window from Arthrobacter sp. EM1 contains:
- the purD gene encoding phosphoribosylamine--glycine ligase — protein: MKVLVIGPGGREHAIVRSLLADPVVSEVHAAPGNAGISKLVPTYTIDASDPAAVAALAARLTVDLVVVGPEAPLAAGVADAVRAAGIPVFGPGKDAAQLEASKAFAKEVMAEAGVPTAMARVASNAGEAADALDIFGAPYVVKDDGLAAGKGVVVTSNREEALAHAQSCFDAGGTVVIEEFLDGPEVSVFVLCDGVNTVALSPAQDFKRIFDNDEGPNTGGMGAYTPLEWAPEGLVQEVLDRVAQPTVNQMAHRGTPFVGVLFVGLALTSRGTRVIEFNVRFGDPETQAVLARLKTPLGGLLMAAAKGELDKVQPLRWSKETAVAVVVAAENYPNEPRTGDRIRGLKKVESIEGVHVIHAGTRLDDEGKVVSAGGRVLAVVALGADLVEARERAYDGVELVQLEGSQFRTDIGGKAARGEISVQNRGTSAAQKAKA
- a CDS encoding helix-turn-helix transcriptional regulator, coding for MGNGFGEKLRAERLERGLTQAELGRNLYSPSYISLLETGRREPTADVIEELARRLELAPKALEAWSQPVSVSDAEYVLSGLYARQAWDLRDYPLAATHAAAAAQIALEAKNTSAWWNMTYMQAECLIKQGQWQECTDIVQRLLDHPMAAESAGLGVRARQMLAAASQGQGQLAAAVGHAQEAVRLCAQLPKGSTLIIGALRALIGALAESGRLDEAWEYCRAMNGQMDDHSMTQLAGEVAWVIGNVAFMRHDYTEGIRHHERASRLLSPANDIDLWARFNKASAAVRLSSGIVEPETLSSIERAELALSIVGGNKTDELEVAFIRARWLYLTGDIVAAVRKLRDIHADKDALAKHTAGEVSLLLGKALKAAAEAEEALVYLEEAQKEFSAAGASDRVQQAMDAVLEIRLAQRRAQAAALAGTQHRAPAEA
- a CDS encoding ABC transporter ATP-binding protein — protein: MSSTTFGTANEDNAHLSRTESKTVRRRSLVLLGSLIRPVRRRFWLTIAAVVLSQAARVAGPALIAFGIDGALPALTAGDNLPLLFTGAAYLAAAVATAGLTAVYVTSTARLSQAMLLDLRVRVFRHTQRLSLEFHEKYTSGRIIARQTSDLEALRELLDSGISSLSSGILFMLFTAVTVFALDWRSGLLILAAGLPMFLLARWYQKHSQIAFRESRAVSARLIVHFVETMTGIRAVKAFRKERDNAARYAELSEDYRQVTVRSINLSGIFQPGLVLIGNVCVAVVLLLGGFRVLGGDLAVGVLLALILSTKRFFQPVDQMAMFYNSFQSAQAALEKVSGLLEEVPTVRPPKNPVALHRAKGTIDFNGAEFRYGTGPLIIPTLDLHIPAGQTVALVGQTGAGKSTLAKLIARFYDVSAGSLTLDGVDLRELTTADLRRNVVMVTQEAFLFSGSVADNIALGRPTASRDEIEAAARAVGAHDFILALPEGYDTDVNKRGGRVSAGQRQLISFARAFLARPAVLILDEATSSLDIPSERLVQAGLAGLLQGAGTDSGRTALIIAHRLSTVETADRVLVVQDGRVVEDGTPAELIGGGGRFARLHGAWKDSLV
- a CDS encoding phosphoribosylaminoimidazolesuccinocarboxamide synthase, with translation MSTSESGVPEAAEPAPSAPGGGLDTAAVDLPGWKHIYSGKVRDLYVPADGSITERIGQDCVLVVASDRISAYDHVLASEIPDKGRILTQLSLWWFEQLGVEHHVLASTVEAGVPAAVEGRAMICKKLQMFPVECIARGYLTGSGLEEYRRSRTVCSIPLPEGLVDGSRLEEAIFTPSAKAEVGEHDENITYDAVVETVGADAASSLRELTLAIYTKAEAIARQRGIVLADTKVEFGVDTSSGVVTLGDEVLTPDSSRFWDAATYQPGQAQPSYDKQYVRDWLTSSESGWDRSSDAPPPPLPADVVVRTRGRYVEAYEKLTGRTFA
- a CDS encoding metallophosphoesterase, which gives rise to MTAQNQLTGRARRIGRGLAVSAATGAATGAVAAGYGLWEKNQFVVREETLPILPAGYGPIRVLHLSDIHFVPGQHRKAAWLSSLAGLEPDLVVNTGDNLSHVNAVDPLLDSLRPLLKFPGVFVPGSNDYFAPRLKNPASYFLGPSSSPKGPTKLDWPRLRSGFGMGGWLDLTNRCQSLVVKGLRLDFSGVDDPHLGLERYAGWPRGTRGQDAKPHLRVAVIHAPYQRVLDHFTEDGADLLLAGHTHGGQICLPGFGALVVNCDLPTWRAKGLHDWNSKGRTTPVNVSGGIGTSRFAPVRIACKPEAVLLTLTAQP
- a CDS encoding ABC transporter ATP-binding protein translates to MAQQTSFFSSISRLYPHVQPIIPRLALGLLSALLASLVALAIPQVLRVLINQSLRPGGSADAVWIASLVILGLGIAEAGLVALRRQFVINPATTVETRMRVSLYDHLQDLTVSFHERWGSGQLLSRAMTDLNFLRRWMAFGAIMLVVTTLTVVIGVVVMFTMSWQLALIFLAAAVPLMINGFRFRTRFSKVARRSADQAGDLATTVEESVHGIRVLKAFGRSREALENFNEQAEGLRQTEIVKAKHLATFSLVVTLLPELALGAGLVAGLMLASTGALSIGALVAFFATAAVIATPVEFSGLLLAMALTAKTAVDRHFEVMDSVNTITSPEHPRRPEALTGALRFNSAGFAYEDAPDKPILRNINLDIRPGETMALVGITGSGKSALLQLVPRLHDVTAGSITIDGVDLREFSVEELRTVVAVAFEDTTLFSSSVRDNVMLGAPENHTAERREEALAEALDVAQAHFVYSLPDGLDTLIGEEGLSLSGGQRQRLALARAIAAGPKVLVLDDPLSALDVNTEERVETRLREVLADTTTLIVAHRPSTVALADRVALLEDGGIAAVGTHTELLAANRHYRHVIASLDPEPRDLDSDLVDSDLTSLNEEEVSR